The genomic window CGGGCCCAGCTGATCAAGTTGGCTCGCACGCTCGGCGTCCCGGTCGAGCAACTGGCCTACCTCGCCGGTGTCCCCGCCGCGGACCTCAGGGAGTTCCGATTCCAGGTCGCCGATCTGCTGTTCGAGAGCCAATCCGGCGGATTGCGCAAAGTGGCGGCCGCGGCCAAGGTGATCCCGAGTCAGGTCATTGCGAAACTGGTGGGGCGCAACCGGAATGCGCTGCTCGCGGCGCGCATGGCTGGGGTGCTCGAGCCGTCGCACGCGGTGGACGTCGCCAAGCGTCTGCCGGTCGACTTCCTGGCCGAGGTCGCCCCGCTGCTCGATGCCCGTCGCTCCGCCTATCTCATCGCCGGACTGCCTACCGACACCATCGTCGCCGTAGGCAAACTACTTGCCCAGCAAGAGGATTGGATCACGCTCGGTGATTTGATGGCCGCCGTCTCCGACGACGCGGTCCGCGGCGCACAGGCGGCCCTCGACGGAACCGCACTGCTGCGCGCCGCTTTCCTGGTCGACGATGCCGAGCACCTGGAACGAATGGTGGCCCTGGTCTCGGCAGCCAAGCTGGTCGAAATGCTTCGAGCGGCAGCCGAACACGATCTGTGGACCGAATACCGCAGCACCCTCGGCGGCCTGTCGGACGCCTCGCTGGAGGTGGTGCGCACCGCGGTAGACCAACTCCCGCCCGAACACCGCGACCGCGCACTCGCCGAAATCGCCGACCGCCGCCCCGCCTCTTAGCAACCGGGCGACGTCCGGGTCTCCGGCAGCGCGCCCCGATGACGCGCCGCCGTGCGTAGTGAGCGCCGGGAATTCAGGTAGTCGAGTACATGCGCCGCAACTGCTCGGCAGGACGACAATGGAGATGTTCGAGTCGTCGGGGCCTATGAGGGATGTGTGAAATGGTCACCCTGCGTATCGCGACGTTCAACCTGGAAAATTTCGATGAGACGCCCGCTCCCGGACCGCACGAGCCGACCCTGGCGGACCGCATCGCGGTGATGCGACCACAGATCGACCGCCTCCGCGCTGACATCCTGTGCCTGCAGGAGGTGAACGGACAGGAGCAGCCCGGACAACCACGCGCACTCTTGGCGTTGGGCGACCTGCTGCAAGGCACCGCACTGGCCGGCTGGGACGTCGTGTCGACGGAGAAGGCCAACGGTGAGGTGTTCGATGAACGCAACCTCGCGGTGGTCACCTCCTTGCCGATCATCGCGCATGCCCAACTGCTCAACGATCTGGTCGCGGCGCCGATGTATCAGATACTGACCGCGAATCCACCTGCGGCGCAACCGCAATCGATCGGCATGGAGCGACCGATCCTGCATGTGGAACTCGAGCTGCTCGGTTCGCCGCTGCACGTGATCGTCGTCCATCTGAAGTCGAAGCTGCCCACCGATATCACCGGTCAGAAGCTCGATCGCTTCACCTGGCGTGATGCGGGCGCGGCCGCCGAAGGTTCGTTCCTG from Nocardia iowensis includes these protein-coding regions:
- a CDS encoding endonuclease/exonuclease/phosphatase family protein, with product MVTLRIATFNLENFDETPAPGPHEPTLADRIAVMRPQIDRLRADILCLQEVNGQEQPGQPRALLALGDLLQGTALAGWDVVSTEKANGEVFDERNLAVVTSLPIIAHAQLLNDLVAAPMYQILTANPPAAQPQSIGMERPILHVELELLGSPLHVIVVHLKSKLPTDITGQKLDRFTWRDAGAAAEGSFLSAMKRMSQAVEVRRLVDQILDRDPAARIVVAGDFNSTFDEVPLVAIRGDVEDTGNGALAGRVLVPVENTVPESARYTLFHHGKGHMLDHLLVTRNLLANYRGTEIHNELLHDESVDFGTDKKYPESDHAPVVATFEFA